Proteins encoded in a region of the Sphingopyxis sp. OAS728 genome:
- a CDS encoding glutamine synthetase family protein, translating into MSVNLEQWISENKIDEVECIVPDINGVQRGKVLPAKKFLSSVKDKSLRIPGSVFICTIDGHYPEDIDDIWDKDPDKYLIADPSTICVAPGFTSPTAFVIADAFNGDGSEVDIAPRTILKKVLGLYAEKGWKPIIAPEVEFYLVSQNADPDFPLTPPVGQSGRSETASQPYGLEAMNEYEDIIDHIYDDCELMGLDIDTMIHEMGAAQLEVNFEHGDPLRLADEVFLFKRVVRNVAKQHDVYATFMANPMAGQPGSAMHIHQSVVDATTGKNLFSTANGRDSAMFRSYIAGLVRYMPQISPLWAPNVNSFRRMRPDSAAPINVQWGEDNRSCGFRVPISDKNNRRVENRLPGADSNPYLAIAASLICGYIGMVDRMVPAKPIVGSAYNRARTLPRTLEAALDRFASCKKVRNLLGDDFFEIFFAVKDHELFNYQSVVSSWEREHLLMRV; encoded by the coding sequence ATGTCAGTCAATCTGGAACAATGGATCAGCGAAAATAAGATCGACGAAGTCGAATGTATCGTCCCCGACATCAACGGGGTCCAGCGCGGCAAGGTGCTGCCGGCCAAGAAGTTCCTGTCATCGGTCAAGGACAAGTCGCTGCGCATCCCGGGCAGCGTCTTCATCTGCACGATCGACGGCCATTATCCCGAGGATATCGACGATATCTGGGACAAGGATCCCGACAAATATCTGATCGCCGATCCAAGCACGATCTGCGTTGCCCCTGGCTTCACCTCGCCGACCGCGTTCGTCATCGCCGACGCCTTCAACGGCGATGGCAGTGAGGTCGATATCGCGCCGCGCACGATCCTGAAAAAGGTTCTCGGCCTCTACGCCGAAAAGGGCTGGAAACCGATCATCGCGCCCGAGGTCGAATTCTACCTCGTGTCGCAGAACGCCGACCCCGATTTCCCGCTGACCCCGCCCGTCGGCCAGTCGGGACGCAGCGAAACCGCGAGCCAGCCCTATGGGCTGGAGGCGATGAACGAATATGAGGATATCATCGATCATATCTATGACGATTGCGAGCTGATGGGGCTCGATATCGACACGATGATCCACGAAATGGGCGCCGCGCAGCTCGAGGTCAATTTCGAGCATGGCGACCCGCTGCGCCTCGCCGACGAAGTCTTCCTGTTCAAGCGCGTCGTGCGCAACGTTGCGAAGCAACATGACGTCTATGCGACCTTCATGGCAAACCCGATGGCGGGCCAGCCGGGCAGCGCGATGCATATCCACCAGTCGGTCGTCGACGCGACGACGGGCAAGAATCTGTTCTCGACCGCCAACGGCCGCGATAGCGCGATGTTCCGCAGCTATATCGCTGGGCTCGTACGCTACATGCCGCAAATCTCGCCTTTGTGGGCCCCCAACGTCAACAGCTTCCGCCGCATGCGCCCCGACAGCGCGGCGCCGATCAACGTCCAGTGGGGCGAGGATAATCGGTCGTGCGGGTTCCGCGTGCCGATTTCCGACAAGAATAACCGTCGCGTCGAAAACCGCCTGCCCGGTGCCGACAGCAACCCCTATCTTGCGATCGCCGCTTCGCTGATCTGCGGCTATATTGGAATGGTCGACCGGATGGTGCCGGCCAAACCGATCGTCGGCAGCGCGTACAACCGCGCGCGGACGCTGCCCCGCACGCTCGAAGCCGCGCTCGACCGCTTCGCCTCGTGCAAGAAGGTCCGCAACCTGCTCGGCGACGATTTCTTCGAGATCTTTTTCGCGGTGAAGGATCATGAGCTCTTCAACTATCAGTCAGTTGTGTCGAGCTGGGAACGCGAACATCTGTTGATGCGGGTCTGA
- a CDS encoding NAD(P)/FAD-dependent oxidoreductase produces MTDPLANSYYAATAHPWRSSYEMGEDLSFDVAVIGGGFTGLSAALACAERGFSVILIEREHIGFGASGRNGGQLIPGLRWSASELEDEFGRERADALFDLCWRKNRVKARIEQHGIDCDLKSGHLEAAWTPKDFGAMQREAEFLATRFGYQSDVVPKDDMADHIASPLYQGGVHDPQGGHFHPLNYAIGLARAAEAAGVRIWEGERVHRITDNPDGPGVMTDRAHVGAHYVIDATDSWIGEVEPDLGRYTVPIMNYNVATAPLANADALLPSDAAVADSRFVLNYFRLSADKRLIFGGGESYSQVPPADIAAFVRPYMAEVFPQIAGAKIDYGWGGVVAVTLNRLPHIGRRGNIFHAHGFSGHGALVTTIAGELVAEAVAGTAERFDILANLPAKPFPGGKWLRRPLATLGLLYYAMKDKLG; encoded by the coding sequence ATGACCGATCCGCTTGCCAACAGCTATTACGCCGCGACCGCCCATCCGTGGCGGTCCTCCTATGAAATGGGCGAGGATCTGTCGTTCGACGTTGCAGTGATCGGCGGCGGCTTTACGGGATTGTCCGCGGCGCTGGCCTGTGCCGAGCGCGGCTTTTCGGTGATCCTGATCGAACGCGAGCATATCGGTTTCGGCGCATCGGGCCGCAACGGCGGACAACTCATTCCGGGGCTTCGCTGGTCGGCATCCGAACTGGAAGACGAGTTCGGGCGCGAGCGCGCCGATGCCCTATTCGACCTTTGCTGGCGCAAGAACCGTGTCAAAGCGCGGATCGAGCAACATGGGATCGACTGCGACCTGAAGTCCGGTCATCTGGAGGCGGCTTGGACTCCAAAAGATTTCGGCGCGATGCAGCGCGAAGCGGAGTTTCTGGCAACGCGCTTTGGGTACCAAAGCGATGTCGTCCCAAAGGACGATATGGCCGATCATATCGCCAGCCCGCTCTATCAAGGCGGCGTTCACGACCCGCAGGGTGGTCATTTCCACCCGCTGAACTACGCCATCGGCCTCGCCCGCGCCGCCGAAGCCGCGGGCGTCCGCATCTGGGAGGGCGAGCGCGTTCACCGGATCACCGATAATCCCGACGGCCCCGGCGTAATGACCGACCGCGCGCATGTCGGCGCGCACTATGTCATCGACGCGACCGACAGTTGGATCGGCGAAGTCGAACCCGATCTCGGCCGCTACACCGTGCCGATCATGAATTATAACGTTGCGACTGCGCCGCTCGCGAACGCCGACGCGCTGCTCCCCAGCGATGCCGCGGTCGCCGACAGCCGCTTCGTGCTCAATTATTTCCGTCTCTCGGCCGACAAGCGGCTGATCTTTGGCGGCGGCGAAAGCTATTCGCAGGTGCCGCCCGCCGACATCGCCGCGTTCGTCAGACCCTATATGGCCGAGGTGTTCCCGCAAATCGCCGGCGCGAAGATCGATTATGGCTGGGGCGGCGTCGTCGCGGTCACGTTGAACCGGCTGCCGCATATCGGACGGCGCGGAAACATCTTCCACGCGCACGGCTTTTCGGGCCATGGCGCATTGGTGACGACCATCGCGGGCGAACTCGTTGCTGAAGCTGTGGCGGGGACGGCCGAACGCTTCGACATTCTCGCAAACCTGCCGGCGAAACCCTTTCCCGGCGGCAAATGGCTGCGCCGCCCGCTGGCGACGCTCGGGCTGCTCTATTATGCGATGAAGGACAAGCTCGGGTGA
- a CDS encoding aspartate aminotransferase family protein yields MISPAAIARIATREADRFRAANSRAFAHHAAATGWFQSVPFHWMKDWPSPVPIVAAAAKDATLTSIDNRTYDDFCLGDTASLFGHSPPALAAALAKQANEGLSYMLPTERGAALSQRLAGMFGLPQWQVTTTASEANRAVIRWCRGISGRSKILTFNGAYHGAVDDAFVDLKVGVPTMRGSLIGQVHDLRDTTTVIEFNDGAALTEALRAGDIACVLAEPVMTNVGMVRDAPGFLHKLRSLCDETGTLLVFDETHTISSGYGGHCVTHGPTPDLMVVGKSIGGGVPCAVYGFSAAVAERIADLNASRPPGHSGIGTTLSANALAITAMDAMLTDVITPAAYDHMLRGAARLVAGLEQEIATADLDWHVTQVGARVEFLTCAAPPRNGGEAKAVMHPELEAAIHLFLANRGILLAPFHNMMLVSPVTSDEQIDRLVGAFADCTKALKE; encoded by the coding sequence GTGATATCGCCCGCCGCCATCGCCCGCATCGCTACCCGCGAAGCCGACCGCTTTCGCGCGGCCAACTCGCGCGCCTTCGCGCATCATGCGGCGGCAACCGGCTGGTTCCAGTCGGTCCCCTTCCACTGGATGAAGGACTGGCCGAGCCCGGTGCCGATCGTCGCGGCCGCGGCAAAGGACGCGACGCTGACGAGCATCGACAACCGGACCTATGACGATTTCTGCCTCGGCGACACCGCGAGCCTGTTCGGCCACTCGCCGCCCGCCCTCGCCGCGGCGCTGGCCAAGCAGGCCAACGAAGGGCTGAGCTACATGCTCCCGACCGAACGCGGTGCCGCGCTGTCGCAGCGTCTCGCAGGGATGTTTGGCCTTCCCCAGTGGCAGGTGACGACTACCGCCAGCGAGGCTAATCGCGCGGTCATCCGCTGGTGCCGCGGGATCAGCGGGCGGTCCAAAATCCTGACCTTCAATGGCGCCTATCATGGCGCAGTCGACGACGCCTTCGTCGATCTGAAGGTCGGCGTACCGACGATGCGCGGCAGCTTGATCGGGCAGGTGCACGACCTGCGCGACACGACGACCGTGATCGAATTCAACGACGGAGCCGCGCTGACGGAAGCCTTGCGAGCCGGCGACATCGCCTGCGTGCTCGCCGAGCCGGTGATGACCAATGTCGGCATGGTTCGTGACGCGCCGGGATTTCTACATAAGCTCCGCTCGCTGTGTGACGAGACAGGCACTTTGCTGGTCTTCGACGAAACCCACACTATCTCGTCGGGCTATGGCGGCCATTGCGTCACGCATGGGCCGACGCCCGACCTGATGGTCGTCGGCAAGTCGATCGGCGGCGGCGTGCCGTGCGCGGTCTATGGATTTTCGGCTGCGGTGGCCGAACGCATAGCGGATCTCAACGCCTCGCGCCCACCGGGACACAGTGGCATCGGCACCACCCTGTCGGCCAACGCGCTCGCCATCACCGCAATGGACGCGATGCTGACCGACGTCATCACACCCGCAGCCTATGACCATATGCTGCGCGGCGCTGCACGCCTTGTCGCCGGGCTCGAGCAGGAAATCGCCACTGCCGATCTCGACTGGCACGTCACGCAGGTCGGCGCCCGCGTCGAATTCCTGACCTGCGCGGCGCCCCCGCGAAACGGCGGGGAGGCCAAGGCGGTGATGCACCCCGAACTCGAAGCCGCGATCCACCTCTTCCTCGCCAATCGCGGGATTTTGCTGGCGCCCTTCCACAATATGATGTTGGTGAGCCCGGTCACGTCGGACGAACAGATAGACCGGCTCGTCGGCGCTTTCGCCGACTGCACGAAAGCGTTGAAGGAGTAG
- a CDS encoding glutamine synthetase family protein, whose protein sequence is MSKSSGVIAPRSEAEAFFMANPDVDSIEMIYTDFGGVPRGKRLRQHEVMAVYESGRMFPGSITVVDITGQDTVETGLVWEDGDADRSMKPIPGTLVRTPWGGDNAAQFLVDFYELDGTPHDLDPRHVLGGVIDRFTADGLTPVLAVELEFYLVDPRRARDGKVRPARPSYSRDTPRNVEVYGLRELDDFRPFFDALYAATDVQGLPLESAISEFAPGQFELTLRHKPDALRACDDAIMYKRLVKAIAQQQGLEATFMAKPFADQAGSGMHIHVSVNDGSDTNIFASEDPEGTPALRHAIGGMIGTVGDGFALFAPHANSYRRFKANSYAPVAPTWGVNNRTVSFRIPAGPPPSRHVEHRACGADANPYLAVAAVLAGMHHGMANKVDPGTAVVGNGYDRDSSGDDKPPSNWFAAVDRFHASKLMRDYLGDRFVDMFSIVKRVEQDNYFSVVPTLDYDWYLRNA, encoded by the coding sequence ATGTCGAAGTCATCAGGCGTGATCGCGCCGCGGTCGGAGGCCGAGGCCTTTTTCATGGCGAACCCCGACGTCGACTCTATCGAGATGATCTACACCGACTTCGGCGGCGTTCCGCGCGGAAAGCGCCTGCGCCAGCACGAGGTGATGGCGGTCTATGAGAGCGGGCGCATGTTCCCGGGCTCGATCACCGTCGTCGATATCACCGGACAGGACACGGTCGAAACCGGTCTCGTGTGGGAGGATGGCGACGCCGACCGCTCGATGAAGCCGATCCCCGGCACGCTCGTCCGCACCCCGTGGGGCGGCGACAACGCCGCGCAGTTCCTTGTCGACTTCTACGAGCTCGACGGCACCCCGCACGACCTCGACCCGCGCCATGTGCTCGGCGGCGTGATCGACCGCTTCACCGCCGATGGCCTTACGCCCGTGCTCGCGGTCGAGCTCGAATTCTATCTCGTCGACCCACGCCGCGCCCGAGATGGCAAGGTCCGCCCCGCCCGCCCCAGCTACAGCCGCGATACGCCGCGCAATGTCGAGGTCTATGGCCTGCGCGAGCTCGACGACTTCCGTCCCTTCTTCGACGCGCTCTACGCGGCCACCGACGTGCAGGGCCTGCCCCTCGAAAGCGCGATTTCCGAATTCGCCCCCGGCCAGTTCGAGCTGACACTCCGCCACAAGCCCGATGCGCTGCGCGCCTGCGACGATGCGATCATGTACAAGCGCCTCGTCAAGGCGATCGCGCAGCAACAGGGGCTCGAGGCGACCTTCATGGCCAAGCCCTTCGCCGATCAGGCGGGCAGCGGCATGCACATCCATGTCTCGGTCAACGACGGCAGCGACACCAACATTTTCGCCAGCGAAGACCCCGAAGGCACCCCCGCGCTCCGCCACGCGATCGGCGGTATGATCGGCACCGTCGGCGACGGCTTCGCGCTCTTTGCACCGCACGCGAACAGCTATCGCCGTTTCAAGGCGAACAGCTATGCGCCCGTCGCGCCGACCTGGGGCGTCAACAACCGCACCGTATCCTTCCGCATTCCCGCCGGCCCACCGCCGAGCCGCCATGTCGAACATCGCGCCTGCGGTGCCGACGCCAACCCCTATCTCGCGGTCGCTGCCGTCCTCGCGGGCATGCATCATGGCATGGCGAACAAGGTCGATCCGGGCACCGCGGTGGTCGGCAACGGCTACGACCGCGACAGCAGCGGCGACGACAAGCCGCCGTCGAACTGGTTCGCCGCGGTCGACCGCTTCCATGCGTCGAAATTGATGCGCGACTATCTCGGCGACCGCTTCGTCGACATGTTCAGCATCGTGAAGCGCGTGGAGCAGGACAATTATTTCAGCGTCGTCCCGACGCTCGATTATGATTGGTACCTGCGCAACGCATGA